TTGCCCTTGATGCCGCCCACGGGCAGCACCTGGCCGCGCAGGGTGATCTCGCCGGTCATCGCGACGTCGTCCCGCACCGGCTTGCCGGTGAGCAGGCTCGCCAGTGACACGACCATGGTGACTCCCGCCGACGGGCCGTCCTTGGGCTGACCGCCCGCAGGCACGTGCACGTGGATGCGGCTCTTCTCGAACGCGTCGGGTGGAATGCCGAGCGCCTCGGCGTTGGTGCGCACGTAGGAGAGCGCGGCCTCGGCCGACTCGCGCATCACGTCGCCCATCTGGCCGGTGAGCTGCAGCTCGGGCTTGCCCTCCATGCGCGCGGCCTCGACGAACACGAGGTCGCCGCCGATCGGCGTCCAGACCATGCCCGTCGCGACGCCCGGGCGCTCGTTGTGCTCGGCCACCTCCGGCGAGAAACGCGCCGGACCGAGCAGCTTGCCCAGGTCGTCTGCGGTCACGGTCTCGCTGGCTGCGCCCTCGGCCACCTTCAGCGCGGCTTTGCGCACCAGCGATGCGATCATGCGTTCGAAGCTGCGCACGCCCGCCTCGCGCGTGTAGCCCTCGACCACGCGCAGCAGCACGTCGTCACTGAGCTTCAACGACTCACTCGTGAGCCCGTGCTCGGCGAGCTGGCGCGGCAAGAGGTGATCGCGCCCGATGCGCAGCTTCTCGCGCGCCGTGTAGCCCGGGAGCTCGATGATCTCCATGCGGTCGAGCAGCGGCGCGGGGATCGTGTCGGCGCGGTTGGCCGTCGCGATGAACAGCACCTTCGACAGGTCGTAAGGGATCTCGACGTAGTGGTCGCTGAAGCTCGAGTTCTGCTCCGGGTCGAGCACTTCGAGCAGCGCCGACGACGGATCGCCGCGGTAGTCCATGCCGACCTTGTCGATCTCGTCGAGGATGAACACCGGATTGCGCGTGCCCGCGCTCTTGAGTGACTGCAGGATGCGGCCCGGCAGCGCGCCCACGTAGGTGCGCCGGTGGCCGCGGATCTCGGCCTCGTCGCGCACGCCGCCCAGCGACGCGCGCACGAACTTGCGGCCCATGGCGCGGGCGATCGATTTGCCGAGCGACGTCTTGCCGACGCCCGGGGGACCGAGGAAGCACAGAATGGGGCCCTTCGGGTCGGCGACCAGCTTGCGCACCGCGAGATACTCGAGGATGCGCTCCTTCACCTTCTCGAGGTCGTAGTGGTCCTCGTCGAGGATGCGGCGCGCGTGCGCCAGGTCTAGGTTGTCCTCGGTCTGCGTCTTCCAGGGCAGGTCGAGCAGCCACTCGACGTAGGTGCGCGCCACCGAGCGCTCGGGTGAGTGAGTCGGCATGCCCGAGATCCGGCCCACCTCGCGCTCGGCCACCTCGCGCGCCTCGGACGGCAGGTCGGCCTTCTCGAGCCGGTCGCGCAGCTCGTCGCCTTCGGTGCCCTGCTCGTCGTTCTCGCCCAGCTCCGCGCGGATCTTGCGCAGCTGCTCGCGCAGGAGCTTGCGGCGCTCGTCCTCGCCGATCTCGCCCGCGGCGCGTTCCGCGAAATCCTTCGAGACCTGCGCGATGCGGATCTCGCGCATCAGGTAGCGCATGAGCGTGCGCAGGCGCGCGAGCACGTCCTGCTGCGAGAGCAGCTCGATCTTCTCGGGCAGCGGCATGGTGCCGTTGAAGGCGATCACGTCGGCCAGCCGCGCGGGGTCGTCGAAGCGGTCCAGGATCTGCGCGGCCTCGTCGGGAATGTCGTCGCGCAGCGACACCAGCTCCTTGCCGAGTCTCTGGACCGTGCGCCGCGCGGCCTCGGCCTCGGGCGTGCGGTCGAGCAGGTCCGGCAGGATCTCCGTCTCGACCTCCGCGTGCCCGCTGACCTCGTCGATCGCGAGCAGGCGCACGCGCGCCAGGCCCACCACCGCGACCGAGATGCCCGAGCCGGTCTCGGCCAGGTGCACGATCTTGGTCAGGGTGCCGACGGGGTACAGGTCTTCGAGGCGCGGCGTCTCCGTCTCGGGCGCGCGCTGGGTCGCCACGACCAGGAAGCCGCCCATGCGCGCCGCCGCCTGCACGGCGGCCAGCGACGCGGCGCGGCCGACCGACAAGGGCAGAGTCACTCCGGGGAACACCACCGTGTTCCGCACCGGCAGCAGGGGAACCTGAGTGGGGACCTCGAGGCGCTCCCCACCGATCTCGATTGCGGTCTTCTTGGCTTCGCTCACCGTGCCGCCAACGCTAGACCCACCCGGCCCGCGGTCAACCCGGAAAAGCAGCGGCCGCGACCCCTCCGGAGAGGAGCCGCGGCCGGAAGCACGCCCCGCCAGGGGCGGAGATCAGTTGTACTCGAGGTCGTCGAAGTTCATCGAGTTGAAGCAGGGCACCCGCTTGACCATGTTCACGAGCGACCCGGCCTGCGAGTAGTCCTTCAGGCTGCCCTTCAGGACGATGTTCCGGTCCTTGACCGAGATGTCGAGCTTGCGCCGCGCTTGGGCGAGCTCCTCGTCGTTCTCGATCTCCTTGTCGACCTTGGCCATCAGCTCGGCGTCCTTGGCGGTCGAGCAGTCGTCGACCTTGCCCACGCGGATGCGGTTCCGGACTTCTTTCACGCCGCGCATGTTCTTGATGATCTCTTCGGCCTTCTTGCTCTGCTCGTCGGTCGCGGTGTTGCCGGTCAGCATCATCATGCCGCGCATCGACTTCACAGTGACTTCCATCAGGCCGGGCTCTTTGTAGAGGCTCTGCATGGCCTTCAGCTCGCGCTTGAATTCGGCCTGGCTCTGCGCCTTGGCGGAGCCCGCGATCCCCACGCCCACTGCGAGGACGGCGGCAAAAACGATCGCGAAATAGCGGTGCATCGAGGGGTTCCTCCCGTGAATCGGCGCGTAGCCTATCGGACGCGCTTCTCGCCGGTCAACCGACTAGTTGCAGGGAAGTTGCGGGCATGGGCCCGGGCTAGTACTTCACGGCGTCCACGACGCGGGCGAGGCTGCCGTTCCAGGACTGGAGCAGGTGGGCGGCAGGGCTGGTGCCGCGGTCCAGGATGCGGGCCAGCGGCTCGAGATAGATCGACTCGTCTTCTCCCCGCTCGTTCCGGAGGGCCTGGCGCCGCAGGCCCTGGCGCGAGAGCTCGACCAGCTCGCGCGCGACGGCCAGCAGCGGCCCGTCGGGCGCCTTCGCCTGCAGGCCCTCGCGTGCCACCGCGGCGTGCAGGGCGTCGACCTCGGCGTGACTCCAGGCAGCGAGCCGGGACAGGCCGGCCTCGAGCGCCTGGTCGTCGTAGAAGAGGCCCTTCCAGAAGGCGGGCACCGCGCACACCAGGTCGCCCGGCACCGCGTCGACGCCGCGCGTCTCGATCACGCGCTTCATGCGCACCTCGGGAAACACCGTGGTCAGGTGCACGACCCAGTCGGCGAGCGTGGCGCGCTGACCGTCGAGACCGCGCGTCATGAAGGCGCGGAAAGTGACTCCGCGCGCGGGCCGGCTGTGGCCGTCGCGCACGATCAGGAACATGGGCACGTCGAGCGCCCACTCGGTGTAGGCGCGGTAGGCGGTGCCTTCGCCGAAGTCGGGCGCGAACGCGAACGGCAGGAGACTCCAGCGGTCGTTGTCGGTGTGGCGCCAGATCTCGGCGCGGCGCGACTGGAAGCCGTTGGGCTTGCCCTCGCTGAAGGGTGAGTTGGCGAACAGCGCGGTCGAGACCGGCGAGGCGGCCAGCCCGAGCCGCAGCTTGCGCGCCGCGTCGGCCTCGTCGAAAAAGTCCAGGTTCGCCTGCACGCCGGCGGTCGCGTGCATCATGTGCAGGCCCAGGGTGTCTCGCGCGCCCAGATACTCGCGCATGATCTGGTGGCGCTCGCGCGGCATGCGCGGCAGCTCGCTCACCGCGGCCAGCGGGTGCAGGCCGAGACCCAACCACACGATGCCGAGCTCGCGCGAGACGCCGTTCACGAGCGCGATATGCTCCCGGAACTCGCGCTCGGTCTCGTGCAGGCTCGCGAGCGGCGCGCCCGAGAGCTCGAGCTGCCCGCCCGGCTCGAGCGTGATCGTGCGGCCGTCGCGCTCCAGGCCGACCAGCAGGTTGGCGTCGGTGAGCGGCTTCCAGCCGTGGCGCGTCTCGATCGCCGAGAGCAGCGCGCGGATGCCCTTGTCGCCGTCGTACGGCACCGGCCGCAGGGTCTTCGCGTACAGGCCGAGCTTCTCGTGCTCGGTGCCCACGCGCCAGTCGTCGCGCGCGGTCTCGCCCTCGCGGAAATACTCGACCAGCTGCTCCACGTCCTCGGCCGGCCGCGCCATGCGCGGATCCTCTCGAGTGAGACTCACGACCCCTCCGATGACCGCACGGGCACCCTGCCCATGCTCTCCCCGTACAAGTCCGGGTGCAGGAAGCGCAGCCAGGCCGAAGTGACTGCCTGCGCACCGCGCTCGGCGCGGGTCAGCGCGCCGCCGGTGAGTCGACCGATCGGGCCTGCACCCGGGCCCGGGTCGGGCAGGTCGGGCGGACGGCGGAACACCCGCTCGAAGCTGTCTCCGATCGGCGTGCGTGCCGCCGAGACTGCGGGCCCCGTGCAGGCGGGTGGGAACTCGAAGCCCGAGGTGAGCCCGTAGCCCTCGCGCTTGCCGTCGAACAGCACGGCACAGCCCACGTTCAGCCAGCCGCCCGGGACCTCGGGAAACGCGACCAGGCCGTCCTCGAGCCCGGCACCCAGGTCGCAGCCGCCCCGCGAGTGACTCGCGTGGGCGCGGTTGCGCGCGCCCGCGATGATCTCGGCGAAGCCCAGCGGCTGCGCGTGCACGCCCGTGTCGGCGTCGCTGGCCAGCACCTCGACCTGCGCGAAGAAGGGCGCGAGCCCGCGGCGAACCGCCTCGAGCTTCGCCGCGTTCCGGCTGCCCACGCGGACCACGACTCGTTCCCTCAAGCCCCGGAGGCCTCGCGCACCAGCGCT
This DNA window, taken from Myxococcota bacterium, encodes the following:
- the lon gene encoding endopeptidase La, which encodes MSEAKKTAIEIGGERLEVPTQVPLLPVRNTVVFPGVTLPLSVGRAASLAAVQAAARMGGFLVVATQRAPETETPRLEDLYPVGTLTKIVHLAETGSGISVAVVGLARVRLLAIDEVSGHAEVETEILPDLLDRTPEAEAARRTVQRLGKELVSLRDDIPDEAAQILDRFDDPARLADVIAFNGTMPLPEKIELLSQQDVLARLRTLMRYLMREIRIAQVSKDFAERAAGEIGEDERRKLLREQLRKIRAELGENDEQGTEGDELRDRLEKADLPSEAREVAEREVGRISGMPTHSPERSVARTYVEWLLDLPWKTQTEDNLDLAHARRILDEDHYDLEKVKERILEYLAVRKLVADPKGPILCFLGPPGVGKTSLGKSIARAMGRKFVRASLGGVRDEAEIRGHRRTYVGALPGRILQSLKSAGTRNPVFILDEIDKVGMDYRGDPSSALLEVLDPEQNSSFSDHYVEIPYDLSKVLFIATANRADTIPAPLLDRMEIIELPGYTAREKLRIGRDHLLPRQLAEHGLTSESLKLSDDVLLRVVEGYTREAGVRSFERMIASLVRKAALKVAEGAASETVTADDLGKLLGPARFSPEVAEHNERPGVATGMVWTPIGGDLVFVEAARMEGKPELQLTGQMGDVMRESAEAALSYVRTNAEALGIPPDAFEKSRIHVHVPAGGQPKDGPSAGVTMVVSLASLLTGKPVRDDVAMTGEITLRGQVLPVGGIKG
- a CDS encoding BON domain-containing protein; the encoded protein is MHRYFAIVFAAVLAVGVGIAGSAKAQSQAEFKRELKAMQSLYKEPGLMEVTVKSMRGMMMLTGNTATDEQSKKAEEIIKNMRGVKEVRNRIRVGKVDDCSTAKDAELMAKVDKEIENDEELAQARRKLDISVKDRNIVLKGSLKDYSQAGSLVNMVKRVPCFNSMNFDDLEYN
- a CDS encoding glutamate--cysteine ligase, whose translation is MARPAEDVEQLVEYFREGETARDDWRVGTEHEKLGLYAKTLRPVPYDGDKGIRALLSAIETRHGWKPLTDANLLVGLERDGRTITLEPGGQLELSGAPLASLHETEREFREHIALVNGVSRELGIVWLGLGLHPLAAVSELPRMPRERHQIMREYLGARDTLGLHMMHATAGVQANLDFFDEADAARKLRLGLAASPVSTALFANSPFSEGKPNGFQSRRAEIWRHTDNDRWSLLPFAFAPDFGEGTAYRAYTEWALDVPMFLIVRDGHSRPARGVTFRAFMTRGLDGQRATLADWVVHLTTVFPEVRMKRVIETRGVDAVPGDLVCAVPAFWKGLFYDDQALEAGLSRLAAWSHAEVDALHAAVAREGLQAKAPDGPLLAVARELVELSRQGLRRQALRNERGEDESIYLEPLARILDRGTSPAAHLLQSWNGSLARVVDAVKY
- a CDS encoding DUF84 family protein, whose product is MRERVVVRVGSRNAAKLEAVRRGLAPFFAQVEVLASDADTGVHAQPLGFAEIIAGARNRAHASHSRGGCDLGAGLEDGLVAFPEVPGGWLNVGCAVLFDGKREGYGLTSGFEFPPACTGPAVSAARTPIGDSFERVFRRPPDLPDPGPGAGPIGRLTGGALTRAERGAQAVTSAWLRFLHPDLYGESMGRVPVRSSEGS